From Cydia strobilella chromosome 4, ilCydStro3.1, whole genome shotgun sequence, the proteins below share one genomic window:
- the LOC134740862 gene encoding uncharacterized protein LOC134740862, whose amino-acid sequence MRDYWYEKNATYHVIIFSLKLCTEDNGGKNDGNERSPAPRALPVRTISEPLRGTQTPGDTCQVYFREDTPAILSKAGSNSNLSVLSIYSAPPRNAPDTSDSSNLSDADLLEDCIQKGIANNLNNSSSIFPANKSHSGADAKSAFRRGNGRTSGDFLRDTVRDIGPTSRPRPEIDLSA is encoded by the exons AtgcgagattactggtacgagAAAAATGCTACGTACCACGTAATAATATTTAGCTTGAAGCTGTGCACCGAAGACAACGGTGGCAAGAATGACGGCAACGAACGCTCACCTGCACCCCGAGCTCTGCCTGTGAGGACGATCAGTGAACCACTACGAG GAACCCAAACCCCCGGCGACACCTGCCAAGTGTACTTCAGAGAGGACACACCGGCCATCCTGTCCAAGGCGGGCAGCAATTCCAACCTGTCCGTGCTGTCCATCTACTCGGCCCCGCCGCGGAACGCTCCCGACACCTCCGATAGCAGCAACCTGAGCGACGCGGACCTGCTGGAGGACTGCATACAGAAGGGGATCGCTAAC AACCTCAACAATTCATCTAGCATTTTCCCAGCAAATAAATCACACTCGGGCGCTGATGCTAAGAGCGCATTCAGGAGGGGTAACGGGCGAACAAGTGGGGATTTTCTGCGAGACACGGTTCGCGATATCGGGCCTACAAGTAGACCGAGGCCGGAAATTGACTTGTCGGCGTAG